The Candidatus Methylomirabilota bacterium genome window below encodes:
- a CDS encoding ABC transporter permease: MTTGLTYVLAVALAAGVSALFILAMRGDVLLAFQTIVTSSLGSLAGIAQTLNKISPLLLGSTAVMLARQGGFFNIGVDGQIYAGAIVATGAAFALGEALPAAVMLPLAVLAGFAGGAALGAVPGALRARWGVNEIFVTVMLNFVAFYLTEWVATGPWNDPITGEAITRVIPDSAVLPMLMPAAGAHAGILIAIAVTAGIAMLLHRTVLGYEIRAAGNNPRAALLGGVPLGRTTLVTLALSGALAGVAGAIEVVGYHNRLILGLTPGYGIMAILIAVLGRMHPVGVGVAAVLVAILMVGADSLQRSVNLPASAGFVFQAIVVLCVLLVEAHRARR, from the coding sequence GTGACTACCGGGCTGACCTACGTCCTCGCCGTCGCGCTGGCCGCCGGCGTCAGCGCGCTGTTCATCCTCGCCATGCGGGGCGACGTCCTCCTCGCCTTCCAGACCATCGTGACCAGCTCGCTGGGGAGCCTGGCCGGCATCGCGCAGACCCTGAACAAGATCTCGCCCCTGCTCCTCGGCAGCACCGCGGTGATGCTGGCGCGGCAGGGCGGCTTCTTCAACATCGGGGTCGACGGCCAGATCTACGCGGGCGCCATCGTCGCCACTGGCGCGGCCTTCGCCCTCGGTGAGGCGCTGCCCGCGGCGGTGATGCTGCCGCTGGCCGTGCTGGCCGGGTTCGCGGGCGGGGCCGCGCTGGGCGCCGTGCCCGGCGCGCTGCGGGCGCGCTGGGGCGTCAACGAGATCTTCGTCACCGTCATGCTGAACTTCGTCGCCTTCTACCTCACCGAGTGGGTCGCCACCGGTCCCTGGAACGACCCCATCACCGGCGAGGCGATCACCCGCGTCATCCCCGACAGCGCCGTGCTGCCCATGCTCATGCCCGCCGCCGGCGCGCACGCCGGTATCCTCATCGCCATCGCGGTGACGGCGGGGATCGCCATGCTGCTGCACCGGACCGTGCTGGGGTACGAGATCCGGGCGGCCGGCAACAACCCGCGCGCGGCCCTGCTGGGCGGCGTGCCTCTCGGCCGGACCACCCTGGTGACGCTGGCCCTGAGTGGCGCCCTGGCCGGCGTCGCGGGCGCTATCGAGGTCGTCGGCTACCACAACCGGCTCATCCTCGGCCTCACGCCCGGCTACGGGATCATGGCCATCCTCATCGCCGTGCTGGGCCGCATGCATCCGGTGGGGGTCGGCGTGGCGGCCGTGCTCGTCGCCATCCTCATGGTCGGCGCCGACTCGCTGCAGCGCAGCGTCAACCTGCCGGCCAGCGCCGGGTTCGTGTTCCAGGCCATCGTGGTGCTCTGCGTGCTGCTCGTGGAAGCGCACCGGGCGCGCCGGTGA